One segment of Pseudomonas asgharzadehiana DNA contains the following:
- a CDS encoding gamma carbonic anhydrase family protein has product MKYRLGDARVETHPQSWVAPNATLVGKVKLEEGANVWFNAVLRGDNELILIGKNSNVQDGSVMHTDMGYPLTLGTGVTIGHNAMLHGCTVDDYSLIGINAVILNGARIGKHCIIGANSLIGEGKEIPDGSLVMGSPGKVVRELTDAQKRMLEASAAHYVHNAQRYARDLIEQPE; this is encoded by the coding sequence ATGAAATACCGCTTGGGCGACGCCCGCGTCGAGACGCATCCGCAGAGTTGGGTGGCCCCCAATGCAACGCTGGTGGGCAAGGTCAAGCTGGAGGAGGGCGCTAACGTCTGGTTCAACGCGGTGTTGCGTGGCGATAACGAACTGATCCTGATCGGCAAGAACAGCAACGTGCAGGACGGCAGCGTGATGCACACCGACATGGGCTACCCGCTGACCCTCGGCACCGGCGTGACCATCGGCCACAACGCCATGCTGCACGGTTGCACGGTGGACGATTACAGCCTGATCGGTATCAATGCGGTGATCCTCAACGGCGCCAGGATCGGCAAGCATTGCATCATCGGCGCCAACTCGCTGATTGGCGAAGGCAAGGAAATCCCCGATGGTTCGCTGGTGATGGGCTCGCCGGGCAAGGTGGTGCGTGAGCTGACCGACGCGCAGAAACGGATGCTCGAAGCCAGCGCTGCGCACTATGTGCATAACGCTCAGCGTTACGCGCGGGACCTGATCGAGCAGCCGGAATGA
- a CDS encoding CoA pyrophosphatase, which yields MLDELLRRVSNHTPHTLETDGRFPEAAVLVPITRSDEPELILTLRASGLSTHGGEVAFPGGRRDPEDPDLIFTALREAEEEIGLPPGLVEVIGPLSPLISLHGIRVTPYVGVIPDYVEYLANDAEIAAVFSVPLDFFRQDPREHTHRIDYQGRSWYVPSYRFGEYKIWGLTAIMIVELINLLYDDAKISLHQPPKSFINI from the coding sequence ATGCTGGACGAGCTACTTCGCCGGGTAAGCAATCACACCCCCCACACGCTGGAAACCGATGGGCGTTTCCCCGAGGCTGCGGTGCTGGTGCCGATTACCCGCAGTGACGAACCTGAGCTGATCCTGACCCTGCGCGCCAGTGGCCTGTCGACCCACGGTGGCGAAGTGGCCTTTCCCGGCGGGCGCCGCGACCCCGAAGACCCGGACCTGATCTTCACCGCCCTGCGTGAAGCCGAAGAAGAAATCGGCCTGCCACCTGGGCTGGTCGAGGTGATCGGCCCGTTGAGCCCGCTGATTTCCCTGCATGGCATCCGCGTAACGCCGTATGTGGGGGTGATACCCGACTACGTCGAATACTTGGCCAACGACGCCGAGATCGCCGCCGTTTTCAGCGTGCCCCTGGACTTTTTCCGACAGGACCCACGCGAACATACCCACCGCATCGATTACCAGGGCCGCAGTTGGTATGTGCCCAGCTATCGGTTCGGCGAATACAAAATCTGGGGGCTGACGGCGATCATGATCGTGGAGCTGATCAACCTGCTCTATGACGATGCCAAGATCAGCCTGCATCAGCCGCCCAAGAGTTTCATCAATATCTAA
- a CDS encoding NUDIX hydrolase — MNFCSQCGKPVTQRIPEGDARLRFVCDHCSTIHYQNPNIVAGTVPVWGDKVLLCRRAIEPRLGYWTLPAGFMENGETVEQAAMRETLEEACARVRNLNIYTLINVPHISQVHIFYRAELIDLDFAAGQESLEVKLFDEADIPWSELAFRTVGRTLECFFADRRQQAYPVRSESVPPLAKPAQ; from the coding sequence ATGAATTTCTGCAGCCAGTGCGGCAAACCGGTGACCCAACGCATTCCCGAAGGCGACGCGCGCCTGCGCTTTGTGTGCGATCACTGCTCGACCATCCATTACCAGAACCCCAATATCGTTGCCGGTACCGTGCCGGTGTGGGGCGACAAAGTGCTGCTGTGCCGCCGCGCCATCGAGCCGCGCCTGGGTTACTGGACCCTGCCCGCAGGCTTCATGGAAAACGGCGAAACCGTCGAACAGGCGGCCATGCGTGAAACCCTGGAAGAAGCCTGCGCCCGCGTGCGCAACCTGAACATCTATACCCTGATCAATGTGCCGCACATCAGCCAGGTGCACATCTTCTACCGCGCCGAGCTGATCGACCTGGACTTTGCCGCAGGCCAGGAAAGCCTTGAAGTGAAGCTGTTCGATGAAGCCGATATCCCTTGGTCCGAGCTGGCTTTCCGCACGGTAGGGCGTACCTTAGAATGCTTTTTCGCTGACCGTCGCCAACAGGCGTACCCGGTGCGCAGCGAGTCCGTGCCACCACTTGCCAAGCCCGCCCAATAA
- a CDS encoding L,D-transpeptidase family protein, with translation MRWLLALLCLSFATLSSASTLQTLGGKPVEKVLVLKSAHQLQLINDGKPFKTYRISLGKNPKGHKLIEGDRRTPEGFYWIDWRKTSDRFNLAMHISYPNISDAARARREGVKPGSMIMIHGTPDTEDYPEQWFHTLDWTDGCIGMRNVDMREVWSLVKDGTLIEIRP, from the coding sequence ATGCGTTGGTTGCTTGCTCTGCTCTGCCTGTCGTTCGCTACGCTGTCGTCGGCCTCCACCCTGCAAACCCTGGGCGGCAAACCTGTCGAAAAAGTCCTGGTGCTTAAATCCGCCCATCAGTTGCAACTGATCAACGACGGCAAGCCGTTCAAGACCTACCGTATTTCCCTGGGCAAAAACCCCAAGGGCCACAAGCTGATCGAAGGCGACCGCCGCACCCCCGAGGGTTTCTATTGGATCGACTGGCGCAAGACCAGCGACCGCTTCAACCTGGCCATGCATATTTCCTACCCCAACATCAGCGACGCCGCCCGCGCGCGCCGCGAAGGGGTGAAGCCCGGCAGCATGATCATGATCCACGGCACTCCCGACACCGAGGACTACCCCGAGCAGTGGTTCCACACCCTGGACTGGACCGACGGCTGCATCGGCATGCGCAACGTCGACATGCGTGAAGTCTGGAGCCTGGTCAAAGACGGCACGCTGATCGAGATTCGCCCGTAA
- a CDS encoding GntR family transcriptional regulator: protein MNPILALRPDGKQSTPLYLQLARKLEAAIHAGEWKSEQALPSERVLSEQLSISRVTARKALQVLFDQGLIRRSQGSGTFITPRLEQPLSRLSGFSEMLRLKGFVPTSQWLERDITQPTHEELIRLALSPTDKVARLKRLRKADDTVMAIEMTTLPATVLPQPQAIGNSLYEYLESIGKPIVRALQHIQAINASDEFAALVGIAPGTAMLLMTRVGYTADNTPIEITDTYCRNDYYDFVAELRRYDFAAELRP, encoded by the coding sequence ATGAATCCCATCCTGGCCCTGCGCCCCGACGGTAAACAGTCCACGCCGCTGTACCTGCAATTGGCGCGCAAGCTCGAAGCCGCCATTCACGCCGGCGAGTGGAAATCCGAACAGGCGTTGCCCTCCGAGCGCGTACTCAGCGAGCAATTGAGCATCTCGCGAGTCACCGCTCGCAAGGCGCTGCAAGTGCTGTTTGACCAAGGCCTGATCCGCCGCAGCCAGGGCTCCGGCACCTTTATCACGCCACGCCTGGAACAGCCGCTGTCGCGCCTCTCGGGGTTCAGCGAGATGTTGCGCCTCAAGGGTTTTGTGCCTACCTCCCAATGGCTGGAGCGCGATATCACCCAGCCCACCCACGAAGAGCTGATCCGCCTGGCCTTGTCGCCTACCGACAAAGTGGCGCGCCTGAAGCGGTTGCGCAAAGCCGATGACACGGTCATGGCGATTGAAATGACCACCCTGCCCGCCACCGTGCTGCCGCAACCGCAAGCCATCGGCAACTCGCTCTACGAGTACCTGGAAAGCATCGGCAAACCCATCGTGCGTGCCCTGCAGCACATCCAGGCGATCAACGCCTCGGACGAGTTCGCCGCCCTGGTAGGCATCGCCCCGGGCACCGCCATGTTGCTGATGACCCGCGTGGGCTACACCGCTGACAACACGCCGATAGAAATCACCGACACCTACTGCCGCAACGACTACTACGACTTCGTGGCAGAGCTGCGCAGATACGACTTTGCCGCCGAGTTGCGGCCTTAG
- the nagA gene encoding N-acetylglucosamine-6-phosphate deacetylase, translated as MSEDNILTPHGWIRGRLVHAHGKVVAIEGTPCDPAENDLPYLLPGFIDLHVHGGGGKDIMEGIEAFETITRTHVRFGTTSLLATTMTAPVAEISRVLGQLGAFCEQRPTGSARVLGVHLEGPYINPGKLGAQPNFAHTALMEEVEAYLRLAPIRVITIAPEIAGHDLLIRTLSERGVRMQIGHTLGSYEEGVAALAAGATSFTHLYNAMSPLHHREPGIVGAALAHAQYAELIPDLLHVHPGAMRVALRAIPCLYCVTDSTAAAGMPDGEYKLGSHTVTKCLGGVRLADGTLAGSTLTMDQALRNLVKIGLPISEASQRLSQFPADYLGLEERGRLQPGSFADCVRLDRSLYLTDVMVEGDTLDFKNA; from the coding sequence ATGTCCGAAGACAATATCCTCACGCCACACGGCTGGATTCGCGGCCGCCTGGTACACGCACACGGCAAGGTGGTGGCCATTGAAGGCACGCCTTGCGACCCGGCTGAAAACGACTTGCCCTACCTGCTGCCGGGCTTTATCGACCTGCATGTGCACGGCGGTGGCGGTAAGGACATCATGGAGGGCATCGAGGCCTTCGAGACCATCACCCGCACCCACGTGCGCTTTGGCACCACTTCGCTGCTGGCCACCACCATGACCGCGCCGGTGGCAGAGATCTCCCGCGTGCTCGGCCAGCTCGGCGCCTTCTGCGAGCAGCGCCCTACGGGCAGCGCCCGAGTACTTGGCGTGCATCTGGAAGGTCCCTACATCAATCCGGGAAAACTCGGCGCCCAGCCCAATTTCGCCCACACCGCCTTGATGGAAGAAGTCGAAGCCTACCTGCGCCTGGCGCCGATCCGCGTGATCACCATCGCCCCCGAAATCGCCGGCCACGACCTGCTGATCCGCACCCTCAGCGAGCGCGGGGTACGCATGCAGATCGGCCATACCCTGGGTAGCTATGAAGAAGGCGTCGCCGCCCTCGCCGCCGGCGCCACCAGTTTCACTCACTTGTATAACGCCATGAGCCCGCTGCATCACCGCGAGCCGGGCATCGTCGGCGCCGCGCTGGCCCACGCCCAATACGCCGAATTGATCCCGGACTTGCTCCACGTCCACCCCGGCGCCATGCGCGTGGCCCTGCGTGCGATCCCGTGCCTGTACTGCGTGACCGACTCCACCGCTGCCGCCGGTATGCCCGACGGCGAGTACAAGTTGGGCAGCCACACCGTGACCAAGTGCCTGGGCGGCGTGCGCCTGGCCGACGGCACCCTGGCCGGCAGCACGCTGACCATGGACCAGGCACTGCGCAACCTGGTGAAGATCGGCCTGCCCATCAGCGAAGCCTCACAACGCCTGTCGCAATTTCCTGCGGACTACCTGGGCCTGGAAGAACGCGGTCGCCTGCAACCCGGCAGCTTTGCCGATTGTGTGCGCCTGGACCGCTCCCTGTATCTGACCGACGTAATGGTCGAAGGAGACACCCTTGACTTCAAAAATGCTTGA
- a CDS encoding SIS domain-containing protein, translating into MLEEALASCEAVVAQLQRLTPILEEIAGRLRRQPPQVAMTIARGSSDHAASYFAYLTMQHLGVAVASLPMSVVTLLQAPLKVSGQVAFGFSQSGQSPDLVNSLRLLRKRGALSISLVNAEDSPLEAACEFHVPLCAGPELSVAATKSFIATLSASALLVGHWNQQADLLQACQALPEGLRDAAKQDWRHAVDALRDSQRLMVIGRGAGFAIAQEAALKLKETSAIQAEAFSSAEVRHGPMALINENYPLLVFAPRGAEQAGLLSLAADMRQRGARVLLAAPDDIAERDLTLSRAEHPSLDPILAIQSFYVMAAGLAVARGMDPDQPRHLSKVTRTH; encoded by the coding sequence ATGCTTGAAGAGGCCTTGGCCTCCTGTGAAGCGGTCGTCGCCCAATTACAGCGCCTGACCCCGATACTGGAAGAGATCGCCGGCCGCCTGCGCCGCCAGCCGCCGCAAGTGGCGATGACCATTGCCCGTGGCAGTTCGGACCACGCCGCCAGCTACTTCGCCTACCTGACCATGCAGCATCTGGGGGTTGCGGTCGCGTCGTTGCCGATGTCGGTGGTGACCTTGTTGCAAGCGCCGTTGAAGGTTAGCGGCCAAGTGGCCTTCGGGTTTTCGCAGTCGGGGCAAAGCCCGGACCTGGTCAACAGCCTGCGCCTGCTGCGCAAGCGCGGTGCCTTGAGCATCTCGCTGGTCAACGCTGAAGACTCACCGCTGGAAGCTGCGTGCGAGTTCCACGTGCCGCTGTGCGCCGGGCCCGAACTCAGTGTGGCCGCCACCAAGAGTTTTATCGCCACCCTCAGCGCCAGCGCCCTGTTGGTCGGGCACTGGAATCAGCAAGCGGACTTGTTGCAAGCATGCCAGGCGCTGCCCGAGGGCTTGCGCGACGCCGCCAAACAGGATTGGCGCCATGCCGTCGACGCCCTGCGTGACAGCCAGCGCTTGATGGTGATCGGCCGTGGCGCCGGTTTTGCCATCGCCCAGGAAGCCGCGCTCAAGCTCAAGGAAACCTCGGCGATCCAGGCCGAAGCCTTCAGCAGCGCCGAAGTGCGCCACGGGCCGATGGCCTTGATCAATGAGAACTACCCGCTGCTGGTGTTCGCCCCGCGCGGCGCCGAGCAAGCCGGTTTGCTGAGCCTGGCCGCCGACATGCGCCAACGCGGCGCACGTGTATTGCTGGCCGCGCCGGACGATATTGCCGAACGCGACCTGACCCTGAGCCGCGCCGAGCACCCGAGCCTGGATCCGATCCTGGCCATCCAGAGTTTTTATGTGATGGCAGCAGGGCTGGCGGTCGCACGTGGCATGGACCCGGACCAGCCGCGTCATCTGAGCAAAGTCACCCGCACCCACTGA
- the ptsP gene encoding phosphoenolpyruvate--protein phosphotransferase, translating into MSNNNKELTLSAPLSGPVLTLGHVPDEVFASHAMGDGIAIDPLNDSLHAPCNGVILHVARTGHALTIRADNGAELLMHVGIDTVQLNGEGFALLVKEGARVTEGQALLRFDLDRIARQCKSLVSLIILTNGEGFELQPLARQTVKVGEPLMRVLARSTALDDTAVDNSSAEAGASVRVTHRGGLHARPAALIRKTALAFSSQARVHYGAKSAPCDSLVGLMGLGIGEGDEVRVTCRGEDGEAALQALIAALSVPAKGEHSEPVAATPRRASTEANVLQGVCAAPGLACGPLFRLAGIELPADTGTHSADDQQQRLDTALEQVRSDIRTTLGHARQRKHVEEQEIFAAHLALLEDPALLETATAAIQHGSAATHAWRDAIQAQCTVLLALGKPLFAERANDLRDLQQRVLRALLGEAWHFEVPTGSIVSAHELTPSDLLQLSAQRAAGICMAEGGATSHVAILARGKGLPCVVALGAEVLDVPQGQRVVLDAANGRLELAPSEARHAEVHQIRDAQKLRRQQQQAQAQLPARTTDGVSIEVAANVASSSEAQVAFENGADGVGLLRTEFLFVDRHTAPDEQEQRQAYQAVLDAMGDKSVIIRTIDVGGDKQLDYLPLPVEANPVLGLRGIRLAQVRPELLDQQLRALLQVSPLGRCRILLPMVSEVDELLQIRRRLDELCVELGLTQRPELGVMIEVPAAALMAEQLAEHADFLSIGTNDLSQYTLAMDRDHAGLAARVDALHPALLRLIAQTCTGAAKHGRWVGVCGALASDPLAAPVLVGLGVRELSVSAPQIGEIKDRVRHLDAAQCRRLSQDLLDLNSAKAVRQACELHWPLS; encoded by the coding sequence ATGTCCAACAACAATAAAGAACTCACACTCAGCGCCCCGTTGAGCGGCCCCGTGCTGACCCTGGGCCACGTTCCCGACGAAGTGTTCGCAAGCCACGCCATGGGCGACGGCATTGCCATCGACCCCCTCAATGACAGCCTGCATGCGCCGTGTAACGGGGTGATCCTTCATGTCGCGCGCACCGGCCATGCCCTGACGATCCGCGCCGACAACGGTGCCGAACTACTCATGCACGTGGGGATCGACACTGTGCAATTGAACGGCGAAGGCTTTGCGTTGCTGGTCAAGGAGGGCGCGCGAGTGACAGAGGGCCAGGCGCTGCTGCGCTTTGATCTGGACCGCATTGCGCGCCAGTGCAAAAGCCTGGTCAGCCTGATCATCCTGACCAATGGCGAGGGCTTCGAGTTGCAGCCTCTGGCGCGCCAAACGGTCAAGGTCGGCGAGCCGCTGATGCGTGTACTCGCTCGCTCGACAGCCCTTGATGACACCGCTGTGGATAACTCGAGCGCTGAAGCCGGCGCCAGCGTACGCGTGACCCATCGGGGCGGCTTGCATGCGCGGCCTGCGGCGCTGATCCGCAAGACAGCGCTGGCGTTCAGCAGCCAGGCACGCGTGCATTACGGCGCGAAATCGGCGCCGTGCGACAGCCTGGTTGGCTTGATGGGGCTGGGGATTGGCGAAGGCGATGAAGTACGGGTCACCTGCCGTGGCGAGGATGGCGAAGCGGCGTTGCAGGCGTTGATTGCCGCCCTGTCAGTGCCGGCCAAGGGCGAACATTCCGAGCCTGTCGCGGCGACACCCCGCCGGGCGAGTACCGAAGCCAACGTATTGCAAGGCGTGTGCGCGGCGCCGGGCCTGGCGTGCGGGCCGTTGTTCCGCCTCGCCGGGATTGAATTGCCGGCCGATACCGGCACCCATTCGGCCGATGACCAACAGCAACGCCTGGACACCGCCCTGGAGCAAGTGCGCAGCGACATCCGCACCACCCTGGGCCACGCCCGCCAACGCAAACATGTCGAAGAGCAAGAGATCTTCGCCGCCCATCTGGCCCTGCTGGAAGACCCGGCCCTGCTCGAAACCGCCACCGCCGCCATCCAACACGGCAGCGCCGCCACCCACGCCTGGCGCGATGCGATCCAGGCTCAATGCACGGTGCTGCTCGCCCTGGGGAAGCCCCTGTTTGCCGAACGGGCCAATGACCTGCGTGACCTGCAACAACGCGTACTGCGCGCATTGCTGGGCGAGGCCTGGCACTTCGAGGTGCCGACGGGCTCGATCGTCAGCGCTCACGAGTTGACCCCGTCGGACCTTTTGCAACTGAGCGCGCAGCGTGCGGCGGGCATCTGCATGGCCGAAGGCGGCGCCACTTCACATGTGGCGATCCTGGCGCGCGGCAAAGGCCTGCCCTGTGTGGTCGCGTTGGGCGCTGAAGTGCTCGACGTGCCCCAGGGCCAGCGCGTGGTACTCGACGCCGCCAACGGCCGCCTGGAGCTGGCGCCCAGCGAAGCCCGTCACGCCGAGGTGCACCAGATTCGCGACGCGCAAAAACTGCGCCGCCAACAGCAGCAGGCCCAGGCCCAACTGCCCGCGCGCACCACTGACGGGGTCAGCATTGAAGTGGCCGCCAATGTAGCCTCCAGCAGCGAGGCCCAAGTGGCCTTTGAAAACGGCGCCGATGGCGTTGGCCTGCTGCGCACCGAATTCCTGTTCGTCGACCGCCACACGGCGCCGGATGAACAGGAGCAGCGCCAAGCCTATCAAGCCGTGCTGGATGCCATGGGCGACAAGTCGGTGATCATCCGCACCATTGACGTGGGCGGTGACAAGCAACTCGACTACCTGCCGCTACCCGTCGAGGCGAACCCGGTGCTGGGCCTGCGCGGTATTCGTCTGGCCCAGGTGCGCCCGGAATTGCTCGACCAGCAATTGCGCGCACTGCTGCAAGTGAGCCCGTTGGGGCGCTGCCGCATCCTGTTGCCGATGGTGAGCGAGGTCGACGAACTGCTGCAGATACGCCGGCGTCTGGATGAGTTGTGCGTCGAGCTGGGCCTGACCCAGCGCCCCGAACTCGGCGTGATGATCGAAGTGCCCGCCGCCGCGTTGATGGCCGAGCAACTGGCCGAACATGCGGACTTTCTGTCCATCGGCACCAATGACCTGTCCCAGTACACCCTGGCCATGGACCGTGACCACGCGGGCCTGGCCGCGCGCGTCGACGCCTTGCACCCGGCGCTATTGCGGCTGATCGCCCAGACCTGCACCGGCGCCGCCAAACATGGGCGTTGGGTCGGCGTGTGCGGTGCGTTGGCGTCCGACCCGCTGGCAGCCCCCGTGCTGGTGGGCCTGGGCGTGCGCGAGCTGTCGGTCAGCGCGCCGCAGATCGGTGAAATCAAGGACCGCGTTCGCCACCTGGACGCGGCGCAATGCCGCCGACTGAGCCAAGACCTGCTCGACCTGAACAGCGCCAAGGCCGTTCGCCAAGCCTGTGAACTGCACTGGCCGCTGAGCTGA
- the nagE gene encoding N-acetylglucosamine-specific PTS transporter subunit IIBC, which translates to MYQHFIEGLQRLGRALMLPIAILPIAGLLLRLGDTDLLSIAVMHDAGQAIFANLALIFAIGIAVGFARDNNGTAGLAGAIGYLVMISTLKVMDSTINMGMLAGIASGLMAGALYNRFKDIKLPEYLAFFGGRRFVPIVTGFSAVGLGVIFGLIWPPIQHGINSFGVLLMESGSLGAFVFGVFNRLLIVTGLHHILNNMAWFVFGTFTDPATGAVVTGDLTRYFAGDPKGGQFMTGMFPVMLFGLPAACLAMYRNALPERRKVMGGIFLSMALTSFLTGVTEPIEFAFMFLAPFLYLLHALLTGLSMAVTNMLNIHLGFTFSGGFIDMVLGWGKSTNGWRVIPVGLAYSVIYYTVFRYCIRRFNLKTPGREDVQVTQAHVMNDNQRATAYIRALGGADNLLSVGACTTRLRLDMVDRNKAVDAELKALGAMAVVRPGNGGSLQVVVGPMADSIADEIRLAMPGFVATPAVAAAPVDNPAAVNVQEAEKWLSALGGRANVRQLEAVAMTRLRVELGDDSRVSEAELTALGCQGVSRLDSGVWHLLVGDDASGLGEALERLVTRPINA; encoded by the coding sequence ATGTATCAACACTTTATTGAAGGGCTGCAACGCCTGGGCCGTGCGCTGATGCTGCCGATCGCGATTTTACCGATCGCCGGCCTCCTGCTGCGCCTGGGCGACACCGACTTGCTTAGCATCGCGGTGATGCACGATGCGGGGCAGGCGATTTTCGCCAACCTCGCCTTGATCTTCGCCATCGGCATCGCCGTGGGCTTTGCCCGCGACAACAACGGCACGGCGGGCCTGGCCGGTGCGATTGGTTATCTGGTGATGATCTCCACGCTCAAGGTCATGGACTCGACCATCAACATGGGCATGCTCGCCGGGATCGCCAGCGGCCTGATGGCCGGCGCGCTGTATAACCGCTTCAAGGACATTAAGCTGCCGGAGTACCTCGCATTCTTTGGTGGGCGGCGGTTTGTGCCGATTGTCACCGGGTTCTCGGCGGTAGGCTTGGGCGTGATCTTTGGTCTTATCTGGCCGCCGATCCAGCACGGCATCAACAGCTTCGGTGTACTGCTGATGGAAAGCGGCAGCCTCGGCGCGTTCGTGTTTGGCGTGTTCAACCGCCTGCTGATCGTCACCGGGCTGCACCATATCCTCAACAATATGGCGTGGTTTGTGTTCGGCACGTTTACCGATCCGGCGACCGGCGCAGTCGTGACAGGCGACCTGACCCGCTACTTTGCCGGCGACCCCAAAGGCGGCCAATTCATGACCGGCATGTTCCCGGTGATGCTGTTCGGGCTACCGGCGGCGTGCCTGGCGATGTACCGCAATGCACTGCCGGAGCGCCGCAAAGTCATGGGCGGGATCTTCCTGTCAATGGCGCTGACCTCGTTCCTCACCGGGGTGACCGAGCCGATTGAGTTCGCCTTCATGTTCCTCGCGCCGTTCCTCTATTTGTTGCATGCGCTGCTCACCGGCCTGTCGATGGCCGTGACGAATATGCTGAATATCCACCTCGGTTTTACCTTCTCCGGTGGGTTTATCGACATGGTGCTGGGCTGGGGCAAATCGACCAATGGCTGGCGGGTGATACCGGTAGGCCTGGCCTACTCGGTCATCTACTACACGGTGTTCAGATACTGCATTCGCCGCTTCAACCTCAAGACACCGGGGCGGGAAGATGTCCAGGTGACGCAGGCGCATGTAATGAATGATAACCAGCGCGCAACGGCGTATATCCGAGCCCTGGGCGGTGCCGATAACTTGCTCAGCGTCGGTGCTTGCACCACGCGCCTGCGCTTGGACATGGTCGATCGCAACAAGGCGGTGGATGCCGAGTTGAAAGCACTGGGTGCGATGGCCGTGGTGCGGCCGGGTAACGGCGGCAGTTTGCAGGTGGTGGTCGGCCCGATGGCCGATAGCATCGCCGACGAAATTCGCCTGGCGATGCCGGGTTTTGTTGCCACGCCTGCGGTCGCGGCGGCCCCTGTGGATAACCCGGCTGCGGTGAATGTGCAGGAAGCCGAGAAATGGCTGAGCGCCCTGGGTGGCCGGGCCAATGTGCGCCAGTTGGAGGCGGTGGCGATGACCCGGCTGCGAGTGGAGTTGGGGGATGATTCGAGGGTGTCCGAAGCCGAGCTGACGGCGCTCGGATGCCAAGGTGTGAGCCGACTGGATAGTGGGGTCTGGCACCTGTTGGTGGGCGATGACGCTTCGGGGTTGGGTGAAGCGTTGGAGCGGTTGGTTACTCGCCCGATCAATGCCTGA
- a CDS encoding Nif3-like dinuclear metal center hexameric protein produces the protein MYKLAFFVPDSHVETVKTAIFAAGGGRIGDYDSCAWQVLGQGQFRALDGSQPFIGQVGQVEVVDEWKVELVVADELIVAVVAALKLSHPYETPAYEVWQLADF, from the coding sequence GTGTACAAGCTCGCCTTCTTCGTGCCCGACAGCCATGTGGAGACGGTGAAAACCGCCATCTTCGCAGCCGGCGGCGGGCGCATCGGCGACTACGACAGCTGCGCCTGGCAAGTGCTGGGCCAGGGCCAGTTTCGCGCGTTGGACGGCAGTCAGCCGTTTATCGGGCAGGTGGGCCAGGTTGAAGTGGTTGATGAGTGGAAGGTTGAGTTGGTGGTGGCGGATGAGTTAATCGTGGCTGTCGTGGCTGCGTTGAAGCTCAGCCATCCGTATGAGACACCGGCGTATGAGGTGTGGCAGTTGGCGGATTTTTGA